In Diabrotica undecimpunctata isolate CICGRU chromosome 4, icDiaUnde3, whole genome shotgun sequence, a single genomic region encodes these proteins:
- the Pdcd4 gene encoding programmed cell death protein 4, giving the protein MASEKGDASVDVTEEVDMEKAVNEELAAKENATAGESLIKRRPKKVHRQSSKEGALPTGFVHGPRSWKNSRRSRNGFGRGLPKKKGAGGKGVWGLPGSELLEAYEDINDPNFDNENMSNGDIELKAVVPEVSDEEIKKKVEPIILEYFENGDTQEAMLTIAEQIPVKRRDTLVEQLIEIAMDHKPSHREMTSVLISDLFPHTINESDISKAFENLLANVNDLILDIPDAPTVLGNFVARAIADDCIPPKFIISIREKSDNKHFQEAVSRADTLLSMKHGLVRLDNVWGVGGALRPVKALTRQMWLLLQEFLSSSDIDEASRCLRLLEVPHFHHELVYEAIVMALEANSAAKEEQLCKLLKSFSDAILVTPDQMERGFLRVFDDLPDISMDVPLAYIILDRFVERCHTVGFLTENVIKKMPSRGRKRFVSEGDQQFFKNHKIEH; this is encoded by the exons ATGGCTTCAGAAAAAGGGGATGCCAGTGTTGATGTTACCGAAGAAGTCGACATGGAAAAAGCCGTCAACGAAGAGCTCGCGGCCAAAGAAAATGCCACTGCCGGCGAAAGTTTGATAAAAAGAAGACCCAAGAAAGTTCACAGACAAAGTTCTAAAGAAGGAGCTCTCCCAACTGGGTTCGTTCACGGACCTAGATCTTGGAAAAACAGTCGCCGGTCGAGAAATGGATTTGGTAGAGGTTTACCGAAGAAGAAGGGCGCCGGAGGTAAAGGTGTTTGGGGCCTCCCTGGATCTGAACTGTTGGAAGCTTATGAAGATATTAATGATCCAAATTTTGATAATGAAAATATGAGCAATG GTGACATAGAGCTTAAGGCAGTTGTACCTGAGGTTTCTGATGAAGAAATCAAGAAAAAAGTCGAGCCAATCATTCTCGAATATTTCGAGAACGGCGACACTCAAGAAGCAATGCTTACCATCGCAGAGCAAATTCCTGTAAAAAGAAGAGATACATTGGTCGAGCAGCTCATAGAAATAGCAATGGATCATAAACCTTCGCACAGAGAGATGACTTCCGTTCTCATCTCCGATCTCTTCCCACATACCATAAATGAGTCTGACATCAGCAAGGCGTTCGAGAACTTGCTGGCGAACGTAAACGATTTAATTCTGGATATTCCAGACGCTCCTACAGTTTTGGGCAATTTTGTAGCCCGTGCCATTGCAGACGATTGCATTCCTCCCAAGTTTATTATTTCTATTAGAGAAAAGAGCGACAATAAGCACTTCCAGGAAGCTGTCAGCCGTGCAGATACACTACTTTCTATGAAACATGGTCTGGTACGGCTGGATAATGTTTGGGGAGTTG GTGGAGCTTTACGACCAGTAAAAGCTTTAACTCGTCAGATGTGGTTACTACTGCAAGAATTTCTATCGTCGAGCGACATCGACGAAGCCAGTCGTTGTTTACGGCTTCTAGAAGTTCCCCATTTCCATCACGAATTGGTCTACGAAGCCATCGTAATGGCCTTAGAAGCCAATAGTGCCGCAAAAGAGGAACAGCTGTGCAAACTGCTGAAATCATTCTCCGATGCGATTTTGGTTACCCCGGATCAGATGGAAAGAGGTTTTCTGAGAGTGTTCGATGATCTTCCTGATATTTCGATGGACGTCCCACTGGCTTATATTATCTTAGATAG